The following are encoded together in the Bradymonas sediminis genome:
- the atpC gene encoding ATP synthase F1 subunit epsilon: MAAAQIKLEVVTPTRAVLSVEVDEVVLPGSLGQMGILPGHLPLLTGLDVGAMILRDNGTERRFFIDKGFAEILDDKISVLTQGCEGVSDIDIEHARAEFKEAEQEIGRLEKLTNVEEVEDTEELLKRYRESLERARTRLLVAGEGDASDA, translated from the coding sequence ATGGCTGCAGCGCAAATTAAACTCGAAGTTGTGACCCCGACCCGAGCCGTATTGAGCGTGGAGGTCGACGAAGTCGTCCTCCCCGGATCGTTGGGACAAATGGGCATCTTGCCCGGGCATTTGCCTCTTTTGACCGGCCTGGACGTCGGCGCGATGATCTTGCGCGACAACGGCACCGAGCGCCGCTTCTTCATCGACAAGGGATTCGCAGAAATCCTGGACGACAAGATCAGCGTGCTCACTCAGGGCTGCGAGGGTGTCAGCGATATCGATATCGAGCACGCTCGCGCGGAGTTCAAGGAAGCCGAGCAAGAGATCGGACGCCTTGAGAAGTTGACCAACGTCGAGGAAGTCGAGGACACCGAAGAGCTTCTGAAGCGCTATCGTGAGTCCCTGGAGCGCGCGCGTACGCGTCTTCTTGTCGCTGGTGAAGGCGACGCCTCCGACGCCTGA
- the atpD gene encoding F0F1 ATP synthase subunit beta → MNTESNVYGEIRQVTGPVVDVAFPAGSVPGALTALRVTNPLVSDKEWNTVLEVSLHLGEGVVRAIAMDSTDGLTRGAKVKNTGAMITVPVGREVLGRILNVTGTPVDGVSIFQLKDGTAVRGTLDSESDTAYTVKVRGTTADTIHDFEVVQVSKTNVAAVLETEATQRWPIHRQPPPFEQQAVATEAFETGIKVVDLLAPYARGGKVGLFGGAGVGKTVLIQELINNIALEHGGFSVFGGVGERTREGNDLYFEMMEAGVLAANGDWANSKVALCFGQMNEPPGARARVALSALTIAEYFRDEEGQDVLLFIDNIFRFTQAGSEVSALLGRIPSAVGYQPTLATEMGNLQERITTTKNGSITSVQAIYVPADDLTDPAPATAFAHLDATTVLSRQLASQGIYPAIDPLDSTSTILSASVVGQEHYNVARRVQETLQRHRELQDIIAILGMDELSPEDKKTVERARKIQRFLSQPFHVAEQFTGMPGKYVKLEDTIAGFEALLNGEVDHLPEQAFYLQGTLDDVKKRAEEMAAEV, encoded by the coding sequence ATGAACACCGAATCCAACGTTTATGGCGAGATTCGCCAGGTCACCGGACCGGTCGTCGACGTCGCATTTCCGGCCGGTTCCGTGCCGGGCGCGCTGACGGCGCTGCGGGTTACCAACCCGCTGGTGAGCGACAAAGAATGGAACACCGTTCTGGAAGTCTCGTTGCACCTGGGTGAGGGCGTGGTTCGCGCCATCGCCATGGACTCCACCGACGGTCTGACCCGTGGAGCCAAGGTCAAAAATACCGGCGCCATGATCACGGTTCCGGTCGGTCGTGAGGTGCTCGGACGTATCCTCAACGTCACCGGTACCCCGGTGGACGGCGTGAGCATTTTCCAACTCAAAGATGGCACGGCTGTGCGCGGTACGCTCGACTCCGAGAGCGACACCGCCTACACGGTCAAAGTCCGCGGCACCACCGCCGACACGATTCACGACTTCGAGGTCGTTCAGGTCTCCAAGACCAACGTCGCCGCAGTGCTCGAGACCGAGGCTACGCAGCGTTGGCCGATTCACCGTCAGCCGCCCCCCTTCGAGCAGCAGGCGGTCGCGACCGAAGCCTTCGAGACGGGCATTAAGGTTGTCGACTTGCTCGCCCCGTACGCACGTGGTGGTAAGGTCGGTCTCTTCGGTGGTGCAGGTGTTGGTAAGACGGTTCTGATTCAGGAGCTCATCAACAATATCGCGCTTGAGCACGGTGGTTTCTCGGTGTTCGGCGGCGTCGGTGAGCGTACCCGTGAGGGTAACGACCTTTATTTCGAGATGATGGAGGCCGGTGTTCTGGCCGCCAACGGCGACTGGGCCAACTCGAAGGTTGCGCTTTGCTTCGGTCAGATGAACGAGCCCCCCGGAGCGCGTGCGCGCGTTGCCCTGTCGGCGCTGACCATCGCCGAGTATTTCCGTGACGAAGAAGGCCAGGACGTGCTTCTCTTCATCGACAATATCTTCCGCTTTACCCAGGCAGGCTCGGAGGTTTCCGCGCTCCTTGGACGTATCCCGTCCGCAGTCGGTTACCAGCCTACGCTGGCCACCGAGATGGGTAACCTTCAGGAGCGAATTACGACGACCAAGAACGGCTCGATTACCTCCGTTCAGGCCATCTACGTTCCCGCTGATGACCTTACTGACCCGGCTCCCGCGACCGCATTTGCTCACTTGGATGCGACCACCGTTCTCTCGCGTCAGCTCGCCTCGCAGGGTATCTACCCGGCGATTGACCCGCTCGACTCGACCTCGACGATTCTGTCGGCATCGGTCGTCGGCCAAGAGCATTATAACGTCGCCCGTCGCGTGCAGGAGACGCTGCAGCGTCACCGCGAGCTTCAGGACATCATCGCGATTCTCGGTATGGACGAGCTGTCCCCCGAGGACAAAAAGACCGTTGAGCGCGCGCGTAAGATTCAGCGCTTCCTGTCGCAGCCCTTCCACGTCGCCGAGCAGTTCACCGGTATGCCCGGTAAATACGTCAAACTCGAAGACACCATCGCGGGCTTCGAGGCGCTTCTTAACGGCGAGGTCGACCATCTTCCCGAGCAGGCATTCTACCTGCAGGGCACGCTGGACGACGTCAAAAAACGCGCCGAAGAGATGGCCGCAGAAGTTTAA